Sequence from the Sphingomonas sp. SORGH_AS_0950 genome:
TCGTCATCAACCTGAGCGCCAACGGGAGCGTCGCCGGACAGCAGGCGATCGACCAGCGTGCAGCGATGGACGCCGTGCGACAGGCCGATCGGCTGTTCGTGCAGTCCATCTCGAATTTCACCGACGAAGACAGCTTCACCGGTCAATTCGCCGAGAACCTCATTGGCGCTGATCGTGCCAACAAGGACTGGTTCCTGTTCGCGATCGGCGTCGACCGCAACGGCGATCCGCGTAGCGCCAACGGAAACCCAGGCCCGCTCGCCGATCGCATGATCGCAGCGGGCGGTAACGCCGTGCAGACCATGGATGAAAACGGCGCGATCGTGACGGTGACCGGCAACAGCTTCGCTGCTCCCGCAGTCGCCGGTGCGGCGGCGCTACTCAAGCAATATTGGCCGCAGCTTGGCGGCAAGGCGATCAGCCGCATCTTGCTCGACACCGCCACCGACGCCGGTGCGCCGGGCGTCGATCCGATCTTTGGCGCTGGCATTCTCAACATCGAAAAAGCGATGCAGGCGCAGGCGCCTGCTGCTGCCTTCGCGGCCGCGCAGACCGTATTGGCCCGCTACTCCTCGCTTACCGTCTCGGGTCCGTTCGGTGGTGGCGCCGGTGCGGCGGCGTTGGGCGACAAGGTTTCCGGCATGACAGTGCTCGACCGTTATGGCCGGGACTTCCACATGACGGGTGCATCCGGCATCCGCGCGCAGAGCTCTGGGCTCTTGGCCGGTGCGATGCTGACGCCGGTCGATCCGCCTTGGCTGACGCCTAACCCGACCGATGCAAGGTTCGGCTTTGTATCGCCGGCGACGACCACGGGTTATTGGCAGGGCGCGCGATCCAACCGCCCGGCTTTTGCCTCCTTTTCTCCGGCACGGGGGCAGATGGTCACGCTGGGCGCGAACGTCGCGATTGACGGAGGTGCCAGCCTTACCGGAACGCCGTTGCGCGGGATCGGCGCGACACCGGTCGGAATGACGTCGAGCTGGAGCGGCTCGGGCTGGTCGGCATCGTTCGCCTCCGGCATCTCGCGCGATCGTCGTACCGGGCAGCGCACTATCGCAGTGACGACGCCGCTTGGGATCGGCGTGGAGCTGACCAACCTTGCCGAGCATGGCCGGGCGCTGGGGATGAGCGGCGGCTTGGACCTCGGACTGGAGGGTGCCACGACGACGATGGCGACGCTGACGATGCGGCATACCATCGCGGGGGTGGCGCTTTCGGTGCGGTCAACGGCTGCCACCACCCACGTTTCGGGCGGATCGTCCATGATGCGCTTTGACCAGCCACTGTTGAGCACTGCCTTCGCATTCGAAGGCTCGCGCGGCCTGCTCGGTGGTATGGCAACGCTCGGTCTGTCCTCACCCCTTCGTGTTGAACGCGCGCGGGCCACTATGCTGGTACCGGTGACCTACGACTTGATGTCGGGAGCACTGGCAACGCGGATGGCGGTGGTCGATCTGGTCCCATCGGCGCGTGAACTCGACATCGAACTGGGCTGGTCGGCGGCACTTTCGCCGATGTCGTCGCTGCGCTTCGGCATCGCCCGCGCTTTCGATGCCGGACATATCGCAGGTGCGACGGACACGGCAGGATACGTGATGCTGGTGCTGCGATGACCTGCCACCTCGCCGCACGCGCACCGCCCGGGGGCTGACGCCGCCAGTCGGCGACAAAGCCGAACACCACCAAAACTTGCGACGTCGGCACGGCTTCC
This genomic interval carries:
- a CDS encoding S8 family serine peptidase translates to MKDVIGHGTRVAGVAAGARDGNGIQGVAPDATILALKISGPDMSNVTPTSGAVPEGSGPNPALLAPAIRYALDKGAFVINLSANGSVAGQQAIDQRAAMDAVRQADRLFVQSISNFTDEDSFTGQFAENLIGADRANKDWFLFAIGVDRNGDPRSANGNPGPLADRMIAAGGNAVQTMDENGAIVTVTGNSFAAPAVAGAAALLKQYWPQLGGKAISRILLDTATDAGAPGVDPIFGAGILNIEKAMQAQAPAAAFAAAQTVLARYSSLTVSGPFGGGAGAAALGDKVSGMTVLDRYGRDFHMTGASGIRAQSSGLLAGAMLTPVDPPWLTPNPTDARFGFVSPATTTGYWQGARSNRPAFASFSPARGQMVTLGANVAIDGGASLTGTPLRGIGATPVGMTSSWSGSGWSASFASGISRDRRTGQRTIAVTTPLGIGVELTNLAEHGRALGMSGGLDLGLEGATTTMATLTMRHTIAGVALSVRSTAATTHVSGGSSMMRFDQPLLSTAFAFEGSRGLLGGMATLGLSSPLRVERARATMLVPVTYDLMSGALATRMAVVDLVPSARELDIELGWSAALSPMSSLRFGIARAFDAGHIAGATDTAGYVMLVLR